The Pongo pygmaeus isolate AG05252 chromosome 20, NHGRI_mPonPyg2-v2.0_pri, whole genome shotgun sequence sequence tgagactcaaaataaaaaaaaaaaagaaaaagaaaaattagccaggtgtggtggtgcatgcctatggtcccagctactgaggaggctgaagcaggaggatcacttgagcccgggaagtcgaggctgcagtgagccaagatggtgccactgcactccaacctgcacaagagtgagaccttatctcaaaaaaaaaaaaaaaaaagaaaaaaagaaagaaagaaaaataaataaggagattcaggaggcagagagaacagaaagTGGGGATTGATGGGCTATGGGACAAGGGGTTGTCCAGGATGAGACCCAGAGCTCtagtctggaggacagtggagCCATCCCTGAGGTGGGGACAGGAAAGAGGAGCAGGTTGATGGGTAGTGACTGTTTTGACAGAGGTGAGCAAGGGGTTCTATGAGTTGGACAAGGAGAGCAGTGACTCAGGCCAGTGGATCTGGACCTTCAGGAAGAGTTCTGGGCTACAGCTCCCTGCCCCAGCACAGGCCCTGACTCAGAAGTCACTTGCTGGGTGAACGAGGACCTCTGAGCTGAGGATCCCTTGCTTCGCATCCTGCGAGGAAACTGCTTTCTTGTTTCTGCATCTTCAGTCTCTCCCACCCCTCCAGCATTCAAACATGTCCATCATCTCTAAACACATGTGCCTTGTATCAAGCTCTCTTGTGGCGCCCACTGGCTCAATCCCTTACCTTCCCCTCCCTCTTCGACCCACTATGTCTGGCTGCCCAATGGCCATGACCCTGCAGTGGCTCTGGACAAGGTCACAGAGGTCACCTGCTCATTGCTGAGACCTGAGGGTAACATTTCAATCCTCATCTGACCTGGTCCACTCCCTGAAACTCCCTTCACCCTACATCCTCCTTCCTGGCTAGCTTCCTCCCTCTCCGGCTGCTCCTTAGAACCCGCCAGACTTGCCTTCCACTGCCCACCCCTGCCTACCCCTTTACTAGGGGCGTGATCCTCAGGGCTGTCTCTGTCCTGGCCCCCTTGTTGCTTGTCCCACCTGCCCAGGCTTCCTGGAAAGGTTCCAGTCCCTTGGTTCCACCCagactgcatttcttttttttgagacagagtctcattctgttgcctaggctggagtgcagtggcacagtctcagcccactgcaacccctgcctcccaggttcaagcaattctcttgcctcggcctcccaattagttgggattacaggtgtgcaccaccacacccggctaatttttgtatttttagtagagacggggtttcaccatgttggccgggctggtcttgaactcctgacctcaggtgatccacccacctcggcctcccagagtgctgggattacaggtgtgaaccaccactcccagccccagaCTGCACTTCTGACCCTTGTTGCCTCCTGGATTGTCTTCCTGAGACCTTCCAGCTCACCATGTCCAGAATGGCCCTCAGCAGGTCCCGcctgtcacacacacacctgaGCCTCCTCCCATTGAAGAGACAGCTTCACTGTCCACCTGCTCCCATGGCCAGACCTGGGCGTCATCTCTGTCCCCTTGCTCTCCTGTAACCTCATCGGTAAGTACTGTTCTTCCCACCTTGTATGGCTCTGGAATGCTCCACTTACACTCCCTACCCTCATGGCTGCTGCCCCAGCTCAGGCCTCCTCCTTGGCCTGCAGGGCTCCAGTTTTGCCCTTTTCTGTCCATCCCCCAGTGTCCCAGCAGGATCTTTCAGTGCCCTGAGCTGACCCTGGCCCTTTCCTGCTCAAAGCGCTCCTgtggctccccactgccctccagtttAGTCCAAATTGTACTCCAGGCTCTTCAGGCCCTGCTCCTGCTGACGACTCCAACCCCCTCACGCCCCTCCCCACTTTGCACCTGACCTTCTGGTCAGGTGGAAGCTTTTTCTAGCCAGGTGGCAGCTTTGATCACTGCCAGCTGGCTCTCACAACCTGGCATGTTTTTTCTTCCTAGCAGACTTTTGTTCATCCTTTAGTGTCAAGCTCAGATCACCACCTCTGTGAAGCCCTCCCTGACTACCACAGGTGGAACCCCTGGGGACTGTGACAGCCTGTGTCTGTTCTTCCACCCTATCTGAATACAGGATCAGAAGCCCTTTGAAGGCACGTCCTGGGTATAAATCATCTCAACTCCAAACTCAGGGCTTACAAGGGGCCAGAGAGTTGGTCCAAGAGCTGATTGTCACAGCTGGACAGAGCTTGCATttccagcttttgtttttttggaaacagggtcccactcttgcccaagttggagtgcagtggtgcgatcatagctcactgcaacctcgaactcctgggcttaagtgatcctcctgcctcaccctcctgagtaggtaggactgcaggagtgtgccaccacgcccggctaatttttaaatgtttttgtagagactggtctatgttgcccaggctggtctcaaacccctggactcaagctatcctcctgtcttgcctcccaaagtgctgggattacaggcgtgaacctccGTGCCTGGCTGCATTTACAGTATTTTGAGCGCCAGTTTGTTTCTGATTTCCTGCTAACTTTGCTCCAGTTCTGTAGGGTGTTTGAGTCACTGGAGCCTTTGAGACCTAAgagattatttttaacttttatatccCCCTGATGGATGCTGAGCCTGGTCTCCCTGGGACCAGGGTGAGTCCAGCTAACCGAAGGTCTTCAAGGGGAGGAGCTGAGGACCCAGCATCTCCTGGCAGTGTACCTGGATGAAGTCCGAGGTACCAAGGAGTCCACTCCCTTCTGGTCCCAAAAATCCAGGCCCCCATACCCCTCATTCCAGGTTTCTTGGTTCCCAGCCGCTTGAGTCCGATGCTGCCCCCTGGTGGGCAAATACCCCGCCGTATTTGAGAGAGGCCAAACtaattaaatacttttatttacaACAAACAAACCGACCTGCAAGGGAGGACCAGTCCCCGTCCCTTTGGCGgtcgcagcagcagcagcaaaagcAGAGGTGGCGTGCAGGTCCAGCCGTCTCGGTGACCGGTGTGTGTGCGTGTCCCCCTCCCCGTGGCGAGGGTCTCAGCTTTCgggcccccgccccgcccccttgCCACCTCCGACTTAAGTAAGGCACAGCCCGCGTCCCCTTCCGCCCGGCCCGGAACGTATTCATGACGGAGGCCGGCGCAGATGGGAACAACAGGCTTTTAGTGTCGCCCCCCGCAGCCCCCGTCTCCCCCCGCGGCCCCCGTCTCCCCCCGCAGCCCCCGTCTCCCCGCGCGGCCAGGATCCGGCGGGCGGCTCAGACCCGCGGCGGGGCGGGCGCGGACGCGGCGGGCGGAGTGAGGACGAGGCGGATGCGCTCCACGCACAGCTCCGCTGCCTGGCGCGTCTCGCGGCACAGCGCCGCCAGGGTCAGAAAGCCGTGCGGCAGGTCCTCCACCACACGCAGCGTCACCGGCTGGCCCAGGTTGCGCAGTCGCCGCGCGAGCATGACCGAGTCGTCCAGCATGGGGTCCAGCGCGCACGCCTGCGGGACAGCGGGGACGGACGTGGAGAGAGGGCGGGGGACCGACAGACCGGGGTCGGGTAGAGCGAGGAGGGGTTTGATGAACAAAGGGAGCGGGAAATACGGATACAGACAGGAGTGGACGGAGGCAGGAGACATGGTGGGTGAGGAGTTGGGGAGAGATGGAGGGAATGGGGGGAGTTGTGGGAAGGATAGGAGAATGACTTTAACTGTGATCCCAGGCCTCtctccagcctctccctccccaccccgccaaacccacctttttttctcttgattctCCAAGCCCAAGGGGCTGCCCCACTGATCCTGTCTCTTGGTACTCAAAATTGCAAAGTAAAACGGAGGCAGCCCTGACTCCTGTCCTCCTCCCGTTCGTTCGGGGCATTGTTCTCCCCTGGGGACACGCCTGTCCCTTTCTCCTCACTCCGGAGCTCTCTTTCCCAGGTGCACCCGTGCCTGGTCCCGCTCCTCCCTGGGTGCCCTGCTCCTCTCTAAATGCACCTGTACCGGCCCCCTCTGGCACTCACCACGATGTGCACAGGTGGCAGGCTCTTGAGCATGCTGTCGGGTGCCAGCAGCGGCGACATGAAGGGGTTCTTGACTATGGGTGAGGAGTAGAGGGGCATCTGTGTGGCACCCTGGCTGGAGCGTCGGGGATGGAAACCCTCGGGGAAGGCGGCACGGACGCCCAGGCCTCTGTCCATGGGGCTCAGCTCATTTTTGGCCTCAGCCTCTTCCCCTGCATCCTCAGGCGGTAATAAGAAGTTGACATCGGAGGGTGTGGAGGGGCCGAGTGTCTCAGCTGACAGCGACATCTCGGGGGTGTCCGACGACGTCTCGGAGTTTCCCCTCAGGCTGAAGTCCCTCAGGGTCAGGTTCTTGAGGGAATCCGCGCCCAGTGGGCCCTGGGGCTGGGCCAGCGCTGCTTCAGACACACTGCGGCGCATCGGCTCTGAGAGAGGGGGAGCAGACAGGCCTGGCTCCGTtagtttgggtgtgtgtgtggctggcAGGGAATGCCATGGGAAGGGCAGTCGCCTGTGGAGCGCTGTGAAAGGCTGTGTTTCCCCAGAGTCTTGCCTAGGGGATGGGTGGAGTTCCAGATGCCCCAGGTGGTCATGGTGGGGGTCTTGGCAGTGGGGCTGTGTGTCCTAGTGaaggatgtgtgtgtttgtgtgtgtgtgtgtgtatgtgtgtgtgagtgtgtgtgtgtgtgtgtgactgggaAGATTAGGGGCAGTTTACCTCTAGGAACCTATTTTTTCTTCTagatcaaggaaatgaaaatagtCCTTGGTTCATAGGTGGCAGGACTCAGTGGGATAAGATGTGGGATTAGGTACCGCTACTCACTGGGGATCATAatatatcagttttttttttggagacaaagtctcactctgtcacccaggctggagtgcagtggcgagaacatggctcactgcaacctccacctcccaggttcaagtgattcttgtgcctcagcttcccgagtagctgggactataggcatgtgccaccatgcccagctaagttttgtggttttttttagcagagatggggtttcgccatgttggccaggctgttctcgaattcctggcctcaagtgatccacttgcctcggcctcccatagtgctgggattccaCTTACCACAAGGTATAAATGGATCAAAATGATTTGAATAGTAAGCAGGCCCAGTGGCTTGAAGGGAGGCTTTGTTCGCAGGGAGCTAACAAGTCTCCAGGGTGTATCACATTTCTAGGGGTCTGGCACCTGTAGCCACATGGATCTGCTTTCCCAAATTTCCTTTGTGTTCTTCAGTTTTATCCCGTCACGTGACCAGGCAAGCAAGTGTCCAAACGATGCTAACGATGCACTTCCAGCCCACCTGGCGTGCCCAGCTTGGCCTCAGCTCTGTTCATTTTATCAGACCCACACTGCCTACCATGAGGGCCAAGATGctacagttttacttttttactttttttttttttttgagatggagtcttgctctgtcgcccaggctggagtgcagtggtgcaatctcagctcactgcaacctccgcctcccgggttcaagcaattctcctgccacagcttcctgagtagctgggattacaggcgtgcctccatgcccagttactttatatatatatatatatatatatttttttttgagatagtctccctctattacccaggctcgagtgcagtggcgtgatctcggctcactgcaacctcgtctcttaggttcaagtgattctcctgcctcagcctcctgagtagctgagattacaggtgcatgccaccatgcccagctaatttttgtatttttagtagagatggggtttcaccatgttggtcaggctggtctcaaactcctgacctcgtgatccacccgcctcggcctcccaaagtgttgggattacaggcatgagccatcgtgcctggcccatttttgtatttttaatagagatggggtttcactatgttggccaagccggtctggaactactgacctcaagtgatctgcctgcctcggcttcccaaagtgttgggattatgggcgtgagccaccacacccagccttacttGTCTTTATAAATCTATGAAGGCGAGGTGCAAAACAATGTGAGAATAACTACTTAAGTGCTTTGTGGCCCAGAGAGTCACTGGAACAGAATGGGCACACCAGGGGTGCTGGCATCTTCTAATAGCACCTACTGGGTGCCACGTATTGTACTGGCCACTTGACCCAAATGGTTGGAGGCAGACCTCACCACAGCCCAGTAAgggtactctttttttttatttttattttttgagacgaggtattgctctgtcacccaggctggagtacacaggctcagtcttggctcactgcaacctctgctacccaggttcaagcgattctcatgcttcagcctctccggtagctgggactacaggtgtatgccaccacaccctgctaatttttgtatttttttgtagagaaggggttttgctgtgttggccaggctggtcttgaactcctgacctcaagtgatctgcccaccttggcctcccaaagtgctgggattacaggtgtgcaccaccacacctggctaatatttttgtacttttactagagacagggtttcgtcatgttgaccaggctgatcttgaacccctgacctcaagtgatctgcccacctcagcctcccaaagtgctgggattgcaggtctgaaccaccatgcccagcatcttCCCTGGGACTTTTGCTGTGCTAGGCTGTCCCTCCTGCCCACCCTGGCTGGGCATATGACAGTAGTGAATCACTCACCTGCTATGGGCTCCGACATCTTCTGGGACTTGCGCCCACTTAACTCCAGGAAGGAGTTGAGCCATGAGGAGGCACCCAGGCGGAAGTCTCGGAGGAGCAGGGCTGTGTCCCGCCGCACCAGCCCCATCATGCCGAGGGCTTTCTGGTCTGAGTTGGAGTGGTCCTCCGTCTTTGCACCTGCAGAGTATATGCGGGTAGCTGAGTTGTTTTCCCCTTTCTGGGCCCAGTTTTAACGCCCAGAACTTcaggcatctgtggtcccagggACTCAAGAATATCCAATCGCTTCAAAAGGGAtaaggaggctgggcgcagtggctcacgcctgtagtcccagtactttgggaggccaaggcgagaagatggcttgagcccaggagttcaagaccagcctgggcaacatagcgaaaaacacaaaaattagctgggcgtggtcatggtggtgcacgcctgtagttccagctacttgggaagctgaggcaggatgattgcttcagcctgggaggtcgaggctgcagtgaggtgtgtttgagccactgcactcagcctgagcGACATGACACcttgtgtctgtctctctctctctctctctctcacacacacacacacacacacaaacaaaaagggACAAGGAGTCTTAGATTcctctgcctggcctctccttccTCAGTCACAGGAGTCCCGGTCCCCAGCCCGTCCCTGCAGGACTCAGACATCCATGCAGTCCTGTTTCCCTGCTGAGGGTGTGGGCCTCACCAGCATAGGCGCTGACACACTTGGAGAGCACACTGAGAGGCAGCAGGGGGTCCATGAGGCTCAGCAGGCGGGAGGGAGAGGCGGCAGGCTGCAGCATTGTGGCTGGGTAGGCTGCCATGATGCCATCTGGCACCCGCACCCCGTAGCCTGCTGCCCGAAGAGCCACGGTGAAGCAGAGGTTCCCGCCTGCACTGTCCCCCGCAAGGCAGATTCGTTCCCCTGTTGAGCCTGGTTTGGGAGAGGGGTGGTTGGTGACAAcctggcaggggcaggggactggggagggagagcagggaGGAACTCAAGCTGGGAGAACTGGGCTCTCCAAGGTGGGGTGTGGGGCACTCCAAAGCCTAGCAGACTACAGTTTTAGAGACTGGCAGACTGAGGCACAGATTTGGGCTCATGTGGTAGACAGAGGGTCAGGATGACTCAGGACCTGAAGAGGCCCAGGGATGCACTGGGAAAGTCTGTTGGGGCTGGAGGTTGGGAGCAGGGAGGGCAGGTTGTGGGAAAGGGGAGCTGAGCTCAGGCCTGTTGCAGGAGGGGGGCCTCAGAGGGCGGGAATGGAAGGTCAGTGTTCAGGCTCAGCACAGAGGGGCTGGGCTGCAGGCTCTGTGCTCTGGGGCATGGCCACActctgctctgtgcctcagtgtcctcccAAGATGTTGATCTTCAAAGAGGGAGGTCAGAGAAGCTAGACTGTGGGCCAGGAGGCTGGCAGGACAGGAGAGCAGGGCCTGGAGCTATCAGAGGGGGACGACAGAGGCCCGAAGAGACAGGACGGTGGGTGGGAAGTGGAGGTGGAGGAGATGGAGAGTCTGGGTGCCACAGTTGGGGACAGAGGATAAAGTGGCTGAGGCGGAAGATTGGGCAGGACCTGGGTGAGCAGGAGCTGGGAGGTGTCGGGGGAGAGAAAGGTAGAGggtgtgaggctgaggctggaggagctTAAAGCAGGCTGGGTGGGATGGGAGCAGGCGCAGGTGGCTGTGGGGGCCTGAGGCTCACCAAGGAGGGCGCAGTGCTTGATGGCCCAGCAGTAGGCGAAGAAGCACTCCTCCAGCGCACGGGGGAAGGGGGCCTCGGGGGCCAGGGAGTAGTCAATGGAGATGATGGGGGCGCCCAGCTCCTGGGCCCAGCTCTTGAGGTAGGGCTCGTGGGATTTGGAGGTCTGGGCCACGAAGCCACCGCCGTGGAAGTGCACTATCAGGGACCGTGAGCGGGGTGCCTGCTGGGGGCGCGGCCACAGCTCCAGGCTCCGTTGGCCGTTGGACTTTACCAGGCTGCTGAGCTCCTCACTGTCCTGGGGGTGAGGAGGGAGACGGTGTATGAGGTTGGGGAGAGCTGGCCAGGGCTGCACCCCTCCATGGGGATGCCAAGGTGGGGGGCTGCCCACACTCTGCGGCTCTGTCCCTGTCCCTGGCTGAGGCGGGAACCCTACCTGTCCTTCACGCAGGTCATAGGAGATAAGCCTGACGAGGACGGGCCCGGGGCCTGTGTGGGCCAGTGGGGGTGAGATGGTGACCGTGAGCGTGGGGTCGGCAGTCAGTGGCATCTCAAAGGCTTCTGGTGGCAGGCTGAGCAGGCGGCTTACCCTCACGGTGGCCgatgccatgttggccagagacTGGAGGGAGGGGACAGAAGGGGTGCTGGGGAGGGTCTGCCTACAGGGGTGCCCTTCACCTCTCCCTCTGATCCCCAGTCTTTCCCCTTGTGTGCCATCCCCGGGCCTGGAGCCCCACAGAGACCTACTGTGGCCTCAGATgagtctctgggcctcagtgtccccatctgtAACAGGCCCTCACCGATAGCACTTCCATCTCGGTGATGTTCCAGAAGGCTTTCCAGAAGTGCACGTCCAGGTTCTGTGTGATCCGCTCAAACTCAGCCCCACGCAGCTCGGGGTCGATGGCAAAGCGGCCGCTGGTGAAGAGAGAGCTGGCGGCCACACCTGGGGGTCGGAAGGGGTGTCAGGGAGCCCCAGTGGGTCGGGCTGCTTGGGCAGGAGTGGGTAGGAGGGCCAGGAGAATAGGCTGTGAGTAGAACCCGGCTGGGACTCACTGAGGCCTGTCTCGTTGCGTTTGTAGTGCTCCCCGAAGGACACCAGCCCAATGGAGATGGTCTGCAGGAATGGCCGGATGGCAGGCGTGAACTGTGGAGAGACGCAGCTGCGTCACCCACCGCTCaagagagggatggggacagggcagGAGCGAGGTGCAGGGATGTGCGGGGAAGACACATTCATTCAGTAAACGTTTCATGAgctcctactgtgtgctgggcataGCTCTTGCCTGGTTCACGGACCTGATGTTCTCAAAGGGAAAACAAATGATCAGCAGATAAACAAAGCCATGCGCAGTATCATGACAAGGAATGACGAatggtttggaaaaaaaaaaa is a genomic window containing:
- the LIPE gene encoding hormone-sensitive lipase isoform X4 translates to MPRRASRLIHNMDLRTMTQSLVTLAEDNIAFFSSQGPGETAQRLSGVFAGVREQALGLEPALGRLLGVAHLFDLDPETPANGYRSLVHIARCCLAHLLHKSRYVASNRRSIFFRTSHNLAELEAYLAALTQLRALVYYAQRLLVTNRPGVLFFEGDEGLTADFLREYVTLHKGCFYGRCLGFQFTPAIRPFLQTISIGLVSFGEHYKRNETGLSVAASSLFTSGRFAIDPELRGAEFERITQNLDVHFWKAFWNITEMEVLSSLANMASATVRVSRLLSLPPEAFEMPLTADPTLTVTISPPLAHTGPGPVLVRLISYDLREGQDSEELSSLVKSNGQRSLELWPRPQQAPRSRSLIVHFHGGGFVAQTSKSHEPYLKSWAQELGAPIISIDYSLAPEAPFPRALEECFFAYCWAIKHCALLGSTGERICLAGDSAGGNLCFTVALRAAGYGVRVPDGIMAAYPATMLQPAASPSRLLSLMDPLLPLSVLSKCVSAYAGAKTEDHSNSDQKALGMMGLVRRDTALLLRDFRLGASSWLNSFLELSGRKSQKMSEPIAEPMRRSVSEAALAQPQGPLGADSLKNLTLRDFSLRGNSETSSDTPEMSLSAETLGPSTPSDVNFLLPPEDAGEEAEAKNELSPMDRGLGVRAAFPEGFHPRRSSQGATQMPLYSSPIVKNPFMSPLLAPDSMLKSLPPVHIVACALDPMLDDSVMLARRLRNLGQPVTLRVVEDLPHGFLTLAALCRETRQAAELCVERIRLVLTPPAARGLRGETGAAGGDGGCGGRH
- the LIPE gene encoding hormone-sensitive lipase isoform X2; this encodes MKPGRLISPVREITMEPGSKSVPRPDWQPEPHQRPITPPEPGPEKTPTAQPESKTLQGSNTQRKPASNQRPLTQQETPVQHDAESQKEPRAQQKSASQEEFLAPQKTAPQQSPHIQRVPLTQQEAASQQGPGLGKESTTQQEPALRQRHVAQPGPGPGEPPPAQQEAESTPAAQAKPAAKREPSAPTESTSQETPEQSDKQTTPVQGAKSKQGSLTELRFLTKLQELSIQRSALEWKALAEWVTDSESESDVGSSSDTDSPATMGGMVAQGVKLGFKRKSGYKVMSGYGGTSPHEKTSARNHRHYQDTASRLIHNMDLRTMTQSLVTLAEDNIAFFSSQGPGETAQRLSGVFAGVREQALGLEPALGRLLGVAHLFDLDPETPANGYRSLVHIARCCLAHLLHKSRYVASNRRSIFFRTSHNLAELEAYLAALTQLRALVYYAQRLLVTNRPGVLFFEGDEGLTADFLREYVTLHKGCFYGRCLGFQFTPAIRPFLQTISIGLVSFGEHYKRNETGLSVAASSLFTSGRFAIDPELRGAEFERITQNLDVHFWKAFWNITEMEVLSSLANMASATVRVSRLLSLPPEAFEMPLTADPTLTVTISPPLAHTGPGPVLVRLISYDLREGQDSEELSSLVKSNGQRSLELWPRPQQAPRSRSLIVHFHGGGFVAQTSKSHEPYLKSWAQELGAPIISIDYSLAPEAPFPRALEECFFAYCWAIKHCALLGSTGERICLAGDSAGGNLCFTVALRAAGYGVRVPDGIMAAYPATMLQPAASPSRLLSLMDPLLPLSVLSKCVSAYAGAKTEDHSNSDQKALGMMGLVRRDTALLLRDFRLGASSWLNSFLELSGRKSQKMSEPIAEPMRRSVSEAALAQPQGPLGADSLKNLTLRDFSLRGNSETSSDTPEMSLSAETLGPSTPSDVNFLLPPEDAGEEAEAKNELSPMDRGLGVRAAFPEGFHPRRSSQGATQMPLYSSPIVKNPFMSPLLAPDSMLKSLPPVHIVACALDPMLDDSVMLARRLRNLGQPVTLRVVEDLPHGFLTLAALCRETRQAAELCVERIRLVLTPPAARGLRGETGAAGGDGGCGGRH
- the LIPE gene encoding hormone-sensitive lipase isoform X3, with the translated sequence MELAGGTEPAEAAMAPASKNAKEGSRSHGRRRWRKGKAKASRLIHNMDLRTMTQSLVTLAEDNIAFFSSQGPGETAQRLSGVFAGVREQALGLEPALGRLLGVAHLFDLDPETPANGYRSLVHIARCCLAHLLHKSRYVASNRRSIFFRTSHNLAELEAYLAALTQLRALVYYAQRLLVTNRPGVLFFEGDEGLTADFLREYVTLHKGCFYGRCLGFQFTPAIRPFLQTISIGLVSFGEHYKRNETGLSVAASSLFTSGRFAIDPELRGAEFERITQNLDVHFWKAFWNITEMEVLSSLANMASATVRVSRLLSLPPEAFEMPLTADPTLTVTISPPLAHTGPGPVLVRLISYDLREGQDSEELSSLVKSNGQRSLELWPRPQQAPRSRSLIVHFHGGGFVAQTSKSHEPYLKSWAQELGAPIISIDYSLAPEAPFPRALEECFFAYCWAIKHCALLGSTGERICLAGDSAGGNLCFTVALRAAGYGVRVPDGIMAAYPATMLQPAASPSRLLSLMDPLLPLSVLSKCVSAYAGAKTEDHSNSDQKALGMMGLVRRDTALLLRDFRLGASSWLNSFLELSGRKSQKMSEPIAEPMRRSVSEAALAQPQGPLGADSLKNLTLRDFSLRGNSETSSDTPEMSLSAETLGPSTPSDVNFLLPPEDAGEEAEAKNELSPMDRGLGVRAAFPEGFHPRRSSQGATQMPLYSSPIVKNPFMSPLLAPDSMLKSLPPVHIVACALDPMLDDSVMLARRLRNLGQPVTLRVVEDLPHGFLTLAALCRETRQAAELCVERIRLVLTPPAARGLRGETGAAGGDGGCGGRH
- the LIPE gene encoding hormone-sensitive lipase isoform X1, whose product is MKPGRLISPVREITMEPGSKSVPRPDWQPEPHQRPITPPEPGPEKTPTAQPESKTLQGSNTQRKPASNQRPLTQQETPVQHDAESQKEPRAQQKSASQEEFLAPQKTAPQQSPHIQRVPLTQQEAASQQGPGLGKESTTQQEPALRQRHVAQPGPGPGEPPPAQQEAESTPAAQAKPAAKREPSAPTESTSQETPEQSDKQTTPVQGAKSKQGSLTELRFLTKLQELSIQRSALEWKALAEWVTDSESESDVGSSSDTDSPATMGGMVAQGVKLGFKRKSGYKVMSGYGGTSPHEKTSARNHRHYQDTASRLIHNMDLRTMTQSLVTLAEDNIAFFSSQGPGETAQRLSGVFAGVREQALGLEPALGRLLGVAHLFDLDPETPANGYRSLVHIARCCLAHLLHKSRYVASNRRSIFFRTSHNLAELEAYLAALTQLRALVYYAQRLLVTNRPGVLFFEGDEGLTADFLREYVTLHKGCFYGRCLGFQFTPAIRPFLQTISIGLVSFGEHYKRNETGLSVAASSLFTSGRFAIDPELRGAEFERITQNLDVHFWKAFWNITEMEVLSSLANMASATVRVSRLLSLPPEAFEMPLTADPTLTVTISPPLAHTGPGPVLVRLISYDLREGQDSEELSSLVKSNGQRSLELWPRPQQAPRSRSLIVHFHGGGFVAQTSKSHEPYLKSWAQELGAPIISIDYSLAPEAPFPRALEECFFAYCWAIKHCALLGSTGERICLAGDSAGGNLCFTVALRAAGYGVRVPDGIMAAYPATMLQPAASPSRLLSLMDPLLPLSVLSKCVSAYAGAKTEDHSNSDQKALGMMGLVRRDTALLLRDFRLGASSWLNSFLELSGRKSQKMSEPIAEPMRRSVSEAALAQPQGPLGADSLKNLTLRDFSLRGNSETSSDTPEMSLSAETLGPSTPSDVNFLLPPEDAGEEAEAKNELSPMDRGLGVRAAFPEGFHPRRSSQGATQMPLYSSPIVKNPFMSPLLAPDSMLKSLPPVHIVACALDPMLDDSVMLARRLRNLGQPVTLRVVEDLPHGFLTLAALCRETRQAAELCVERIRLVLTPPAASAPAPPRV